A single Natrinema pellirubrum DSM 15624 DNA region contains:
- a CDS encoding DUF1616 domain-containing protein → MKDNSIQPFAVVRRRGKRLVGWLPADLLVVTGFVIVATGLLTVITTSSLLVRAAVGFPLLFFAPGYAIVSALFPRAPSRQGETALEQLVARPNDVVTELERAALSFGLSLAVLPFLGLSISLSAWTFTRSTVVVVVAWFTLVGLGLATARRLSVPPADRYRSGIGRRLAAGFDSNSAVSVAVNVALVLSVLLATMTVGYALVSPQDGERYTTLQLLTENGDGELVASGFPSELESGESTPVVIGIENQEGEERQYTVVVQEQRFEDGELSERNELQRIEYTVADNETAYDELSVSPEADEGTVRITVLLYEDTVPENPTTETAYRSGYFWTDMTEDGFSADT, encoded by the coding sequence ATGAAAGACAACTCAATCCAACCCTTCGCGGTCGTGCGACGCCGGGGAAAACGTCTCGTCGGTTGGCTACCGGCCGATCTGCTCGTTGTCACTGGCTTTGTTATCGTCGCGACCGGCCTCCTGACGGTCATCACCACGTCGTCGCTGCTCGTCCGGGCGGCGGTCGGATTCCCGCTGTTGTTCTTCGCTCCCGGATACGCGATCGTTTCTGCCCTTTTTCCCCGAGCGCCGTCGAGACAGGGAGAAACGGCCCTTGAGCAGCTGGTGGCCCGACCCAACGACGTCGTCACGGAACTCGAGCGGGCAGCGCTCTCGTTCGGCCTCAGTCTCGCGGTTCTCCCCTTCCTCGGGCTCAGTATCAGTCTCTCGGCTTGGACGTTTACCCGCTCGACCGTCGTCGTGGTCGTCGCGTGGTTCACGTTGGTCGGTCTCGGTCTCGCGACCGCCCGCCGGCTGTCTGTCCCACCTGCCGATCGGTACCGATCCGGGATCGGACGGCGACTCGCGGCAGGCTTCGATAGTAACTCGGCAGTCAGTGTCGCAGTCAATGTCGCGCTTGTTCTCAGTGTCCTGCTCGCGACGATGACCGTCGGCTACGCACTAGTCTCTCCGCAGGACGGCGAGCGGTACACGACCCTCCAACTGCTCACCGAAAACGGGGATGGTGAACTCGTCGCATCGGGATTCCCCTCGGAACTCGAGTCTGGGGAGTCGACGCCGGTCGTGATCGGCATCGAGAACCAAGAGGGCGAAGAACGTCAGTATACAGTCGTCGTTCAGGAGCAGCGGTTCGAAGACGGTGAACTGAGTGAGCGGAACGAACTGCAGCGCATCGAGTATACGGTCGCGGACAACGAGACCGCGTACGACGAACTGTCGGTCTCGCCCGAGGCCGACGAGGGTACCGTTCGAATCACCGTGCTGTTGTACGAGGACACCGTCCCCGAGAACCCAACGACTGAAACCGCGTACCGGTCGGGATACTTCTGGACGGATATGACCGAGGACGGGTTCTCCGCGGATACGTGA